In Candidatus Polarisedimenticolaceae bacterium, the sequence GCGGGCCCCCGAAGAACAGGAGCTCCCCGCCGTCCCGGCGCCAGTGGGGCGGCCCGCCCCCCTGCGTGGACACCTGGATCTTCCGCTCGAGATCGGGGAAGGAGCGGAGGTACACCTCGAGGCGCCCGGACTCGTCGGAGACGTACGCGAGCCACCGTCCGTCGGGGGACAGCACCGGTGTTCCGACGTTGTAGTCCTCCGCGATCCACGCGCGCGCCTTGCGCTCGCGCTCGTCGTAGATCCAGATCTGCGAGCGCACGACCCCCTGGCGAGGGCGTCCCGTGAACAGGAGGTAGCGGCCGTCGGCGCTCCAGTCGTACAGCACGGTGTCGACGTCCTCCGCAATCCAGAGCCGCTCCTTCGGCCGCGTTCCCGCGGCCGACATGACGTAGAGGTCATCGACGCCCGAGTCCCGATTGTTGAACGCGATCCGCGTGCCGTCGGGGGACCAGACCGGGGCCAACGAGTCGTTCTGGCTGCGCGTCAGGCGCGTGAGCGTGCCGCGCCCGAGCTCCCCGACGGAGATCTCCGTCAGCCCGTTCGCGTCGTCCATGGCGGCGGCGAAGCGGGTGAGGTCGGGGGAGATCCGGATCGACATCACGTCCTGCGACAGCGCCATCACGGGGGTCGCCGCGCCCTTGCGATCGAGCCACTCTATTCTCGGCTGCGGGCGCGGATTGGGACCCAGGAACACGATGTCGCCGTCGCGGCTGGCGCTCACTGCCGCGATCCCGGAGTTCGGCGAGTAGCGGATCCCGGGTGCGACCACCGTCGACTGCGATCCGATCGCGAACGTCCGCGGGTCGAACGGCACGGCGAGCAGGTTCCCTTCCCGGTGAAACAGCAGCCTCGAGCCGGTCAGGACGAACGAGCCCGTGTCCCGCGTGAGACGCCGGGGCTCCCCGCCGCCCACCGAGGCGAGATAGAGACCGCCGACCTCGGCGACCGCCTTCGCGTTGTTCGACCAGACCGAGAACAGGAAGTGCTCGCCGTCCGGAAGCCAGATCGGCAGGCGATGGGAGCCGTCCACGATCGCGGGGTCGAGCGTCGTCACGCGTTCGGGCGTTCCCCCCGTGGCGGGGACGCGCCAGAGCGCGGAGTTCGCGCTCGGCGCGTAGAGGATCGTGCCGTCCTTCCCCCAGCTCGCGCCGCGCGGCCCGACCCCTTCGGGGAGGATCGTCTCCACGACGCGGCCGGAGAGGTCGAGCCGTTTCAGCCCGCCTTCGGCGATGAAGCCGAGATTCGTCGAGTCCGGCGACCAGAAGGCATAGACGGATCCCTCCGTGCCCTCGAGCCGCTCGTAGTTGAACCCGTCGAGCGAGCGAACGAGCAGGTGCGAGAGTCCGGCCGCGTCCACGCCGACGACGGCGAGGTGACGGCCGTCGGGAGAAAGCGCCGGCGGTGCGAAGCCGTCGGCGCGATAGTCGGAGGGAAAGGCGATCTCGACGCGTCGCTCGGGGATGGAGGGCGCTTCCTTGCGGGGGAGCCAACCCCAGATCGCGGCGACCGCCAGAATGCCGATCGCCGCGATGAGGGGCCACGAGGCGCGCGCCGCCGGCTTCGGCTTCGACTCCGCCGGCCGTTCGAGCGAGATGCGCGCCTCTCCGATGTCCCGCAGGCGCAGCTTCGGATCGCGTTCGAGGCAACGCTTCCAGAGCGAGGCGTACGGAAGCCCGTCGAGCTCGAGCGGTCGGGTGAGCACGCCCGCGATCGTGTCGGAGACCGTCTCGCCTTCGAAGAGACGCTTGCCGGTGAGCATCTCGACCGCGACCACGCCGAACGCCCAGATGTCCGCGCGTCGGTCGACGGGTTTCCCTCGAGCCTGCTCGGGGGACATGTACGCCGCGGTGCCGAGGATCATCCCGGCCGCCGTGCCGGCGCTCGTCACGGTAGGGAGGATCGTCGGCGTCGACACCGGCCCCGACATCGTCGGGTCCCCGACCATCGCCTTCGCGAGGCCGAAGTCGAGGACCTTGACGGTTCCGTCGGGGGTGATGCGGATGTTCGCGGGCTTGAGATCGCGGTGGACGATCCCGCGTTCGTGGGCGTATTCGAGGGCCTCGGCGATCTTGAGCGCGATCCCCTTCGCCTCGTCGGCGGGGATCGCCCCGCGGGAGATCTTCCGGTCGAGCCCCTCGCCCGGGACCATCTCCATCGCCAGGAACCGCACCCCTCCGGCCTCGTGGAATCCGTAGATCGCGGCGATGTTCGGGTGGTTGAGGGCAGCGAGCACCTTGGCCTCGCGGTCGAAGCGGGCGAGGCGCTCGGGGTCGGCGGCGAACTCGGGGGGGAGGATCTTGATCGCGACGTCGCGGCCCAGGGTCGAGTCGCTCGCCCGCCAGACCTGGCCCATCCCTCCCTCGCCGATCTTCTCCGCGAGGCGGTAGTGGAGGAGCGAATCGCCGGCCTTCATCGCGCCAGCCCCGACTTCCAGTCGCTCACCACGACGAGGGTCGGCGGGGGCGGCGCGGGGAGCGGCGTAGCGACGAGAAAGCGATCCCGCGCCGGGACGTAGGCGAGGAGCTGGTACCCCTCGGGGAGCACGCGTCCGCCGAGGAGCGCACCGGGCGTCTCGACGTCGACGTCGTCGCCGACGACGCGGAAGGTCACCGTCTGGAGCCTGCGCTCGGGGTCGACCCACCAGATCTCCCGGGGCGACAGCCAGCCCCACCGCTTGTAGGCGGCCGGGGTGGGGGTGATGCGCCAAACCGCGCCGGCGTCGGGGAACGAAGCGATCGACACCGACGTGCGCACGAGCCCATCGTCGCCGGTGCCCTCGAACGCCGCGAACCGTCCGTCCGGGGAAAGCTCGGGGCCGTAGTACCCGCGCGGGGACGAAAGGTACGGGCGCGACGGGTGGTCGCCGCCGAGCGTCATCACCTTGAGCTCGCCGATCTTCCCTCCGCCCCGGCGCTCTTCGTAGAGGAGCTGGCGTCCGTCCTCGGTGAACGATCCGGGCTCGAACTCGGATCCCTTCGACGAGGTGACGATGCGGATCTCCTCCTCGCGCATCGTCGACTTGAGCGCGAGCTGGTTGCCCTGCTTGCCGTACAGCGACAGCGCGAGCGTGCGCCCATCGGGGGACCACGACGAGCTGTAGATGTAGAACGTCGATCCGACCGGACTCGACGTTCCACGCTCGAGGTCCGCGAGGGTCAGACGTGCCTCTCCGTGGTCGTCGAACGTGTGCAGGGCGGCGCGCCGGCCGTCACGGCTCACCGAGGCCGAGCGCACCGAGCTGGGTCCGAGGGGGATCGGCGTTTCGTTCCCGGCGCGATCGATCCAGATCAGGCGACGCTTTTCCGCCGGCTGGACCTCCTGGTACACGAGGCGCCCGCCGGCCGAGATCCCCAGGTTCAGGAAGTTCCGGTTGACGTCGTACTGCGCCCGGCTCGCCAAGGGAGTCGGGGCTCCGGCGAGCTGCAGCGTCGAGAGGTCGAACGGCTGAAGCATCAGGTTGGCGTCGCGGACGAACGCGAGAAACCCCGGCTCGACGTAAAAGGCCTCCGTCTCGCCTTCGAGGATCTGCTTCGAGGTGCCGCTCGCGGGGTCGAAGACCCACGCGCCGGACTCGCTCGGCTGCTCCCTGCCGCCGGAGTAATACAGGACGCGCCGGCCGTCGGGGAGGAACTGCGGCAGGCGCTGGGTCTCTCCCTCGCTCGCGAGCTTCGTGAGCGGCGTCGACGTTCCTCCTCCGTCCGCGACCTCGTGGAGGACGCCGAAGGCGCCGGGCGCGAAGACGATCTTCCCGTCGCGCCCCCAGGCTCCACCGCGTCCCTGCGGGGCGTCGGCCAGAACGCTCACGATCCCGTCGGCGATACCGATCCTCTTCAGCTTCCCCTCGGCGAAGAACCCGAGGTTCTTCCCGTCCGGGGACCAGAACGGGTAGGTCGCCCCCTCCGTTCCCTGCAGCGACTTCACCTCGAGCCGCGAGAGATCGCGCAGGAAGATCCGCGTGGTCTTGGCCTCTTGGTCGCCCGCGACGAGCGCCAACGTCGTTCCGTCGGGCGAGAGCGCGACCGATCGATCGTAGGTGACGAGCTCGAGCGTGGGCGGAAGGGCGAGCGTCGCGCGGATCGGAGGCGCCGGGGGAGGGGCGCTCGCCGGTCGCCAAAAGAAGGCGGCGACGGCGAGCATCGCCGCGACCGCCGCGACGATCCAAGGGAGCCTCGACGGCTTCGACGCCTCCCGGCGCTCCACCGGGTTCTGCTCGAGGGCGATCCGCGCTTCCCCGATGTCGCGCAGGCGCCTCTTCGGATCACGCTCGAGGCAGCGCTCCCAGAGCGAGGCGTACGGGAGCGTTTCGACCTCGATCGGTCGGGTGAGCACGCCCGCGATCGTGTCGGAGACCGTCTCGCCGTCGAAGAGCCGCTTGCCGGTCAGCATCTCGACCGCGACGACGCCGAACGCCCAGATGTCCGCGCGCCGGTCGACGGGTTTTCCTCGCGCCTGCTCGGGGGACATGTACGCCGCGGTGCCGAGGATCATCCCGACGGCGGTGCCGGCGCTCGTCACGGTTGGGAGGATCGTCGGCGTCGACACCGGCCCGGAGATCGTCGGATCTCCCACGATCGCCTTCGCGAGGCCGAAGTCGAGGACCTTGACGGTTCCGTCGGGGGTGATGCGGATGTTCGCGGGCTTGAGGTCGCGGTGGACGATCCCGCGCTCGTGGGCGTATTCGAGGGCCTCGGAGATCTTGAGCGCGATCGCCTTCGCCTCGTCGGCGGGGATCGGGCCGCGGGAGATGCGCTGGTCGAGCCCCTCGCCGGGGACCATCTCCATCGCCAGGAACCGGACGCCGCCGGCTTCGTGGAACCCGTGGATCGCCGCGATGTTCGGGTGGTTGAGGGCCGCAAGGACCTTGGCCTCCCGGTCGAATCGCGCGAGCCGCTCCGGGTCGGCGGCGAACTCGGGGGGGAGGATCTTGATCGCGACGTCGCGGCCGAGCGTCGAATCGCTCGCCCGCCAGACCTGGCCCATCCCGCCCTCGCCGATCTTCTCGGCAAGGCGGTAGTGCAGAAGCGAAGCGCCGGGTACCATCCGGGGATTCTAAGGGGAGGCCCGCATGGAACAGCCCAGAATCGTCAACCTCAACGAGCTCCCGCCCGCGACCGACCGCGAGCACGGGGAGAAATTCGCTTCGAGCCACGTTCCGATCGGTGCCCCGCTCGGCGCGAGGAAGCTCGGTTACAACCTGACCGAGATCCCTCCCGGCAAGCGCGCGTTCCCGTACCACTTCCACCACGTCAACGAGGAGTTGTTCCTCATCCTCTCGGGGACCGGGGAGCTGCGCTGGCCCGGCGGCACTGCTCCGCTGAAAGCCATGGACCTGATCTGCTGCCCTCCGGGACCCGACAGCGCGCACCAGATCTTCAACAACGGGAGCGTGCCGCTCCGTTATCTCGCGTTGAGCACCACCGAAGACCCCGAGGTCGTCGAGTACCCCGACTCCGGCAAATACGGCGTCACCGTCGGTCGCAAGCTCGGCGGCACACCCGCGGAGTCGAAGTTCCGGGTGATCGCGTTCAAGAAGGACCAGGTCGACTACTTCGCCGGAGAGTAAATGGGGACAGCAACCTATTTCGGAGAATAGGGACAGTCCTTCATCTCTCGATCCCGCAGTGCTTGCTTCGGGTTCGGGGGATGAAGGACTGTCCCTATTCTCCGAAATAGGTTGCTGTCCCCATTTACTCCAGCGTCAGCATCCAGATGTCCCCCTCCGCGATCGACCGGTTGAGGACGAGGGTGCGACCGTCGGCGGAGAGGTCCATATCGGACGGGCCGGGAAGCGCGGGAAGATCCAGGATTCGGCGGGCCTCCGCGTCCCAGAGGATCGCCACGTCGCGTCGGTCGTCCCACGAGAGGACGCGCCGTCCGTCGGGGAGCCACACCGCCCCGCCGGCCCAGTGGCCGAAGTCCCGGCCCTCCGGGTCGCGCTGCAGTTCGAGCCGGTCGGTCGCCGGGGTGTAGACCGCCGCCACGTTCCCTCGCGGGGTGATCGAGAACCCGGTGATCCGGCTCCCGTCCGGCGACCACGCCGCGGGATAGAACGGTCCCGCCGAGGTCTCGATCTCGAGCGAGACGGCCGGCGGGGTGTCGCCGAACCACGCGTCGTCCACCGTGGCGATCGCCAGCTGCGTCACGCCGACGTCCGGGTGAACCACCATCGCGACGCGCTTCCCGTCGCGGGAGACCGCAGGGACGTTGATCCCGGAGCCCGTGTCGGTCTTCAGCTGCCGCAGGTCGGTCCCGTCGCGGCGCACGAGCCACAACGCGTAGTCGCCGCCGCGGTTCGAGTAGAAGAGGATCCAGTCGGTCCCCTTCATCCAGACCGGCCCGCGGTTCCGGAAGGCGTCGTCGGTGAGGCGCCGCCGCCCGGTTCCGTCGGCGCGCATCACGAACACGTTCTCGACCGGGGAGGTCGTCCGGTAGGAGATCCAGGAGCCGTCGTCCGAGATGTCGGTCTGCGTGAACGGCCTCGCCGAGGAGAAGAGCGTCACCGGCTCCCCGACGATCTTTCCGGCGACGGGATCGAACGCGGCGCGCAGGAGCTCCCCGCGCGAGGTGTCGATCGTCAGCGCGATGCGGCGGCCGTCGGCGGAGATGCATCCCTGCATCGGCCGGGCGACACCGGTCGTGACCGGCTCCGGCTCGCCCCGCGCGGTCCCTTCGGCCTCGTCGACGGCGATCCGCCAGAGGTCCGGACCTCCGCGCCGGTCGCTGAGGAAGTAGAGCCACGCGCCGTCGGGGGACCAGAACGGATCCCAGTCGGCCGGGGTGTCGTTCGTGATCGACGCGAAGGGA encodes:
- a CDS encoding protein kinase; the encoded protein is MKAGDSLLHYRLAEKIGEGGMGQVWRASDSTLGRDVAIKILPPEFAADPERLARFDREAKVLAALNHPNIAAIYGFHEAGGVRFLAMEMVPGEGLDRKISRGAIPADEAKGIALKIAEALEYAHERGIVHRDLKPANIRITPDGTVKVLDFGLAKAMVGDPTMSGPVSTPTILPTVTSAGTAAGMILGTAAYMSPEQARGKPVDRRADIWAFGVVAVEMLTGKRLFEGETVSDTIAGVLTRPLELDGLPYASLWKRCLERDPKLRLRDIGEARISLERPAESKPKPAARASWPLIAAIGILAVAAIWGWLPRKEAPSIPERRVEIAFPSDYRADGFAPPALSPDGRHLAVVGVDAAGLSHLLVRSLDGFNYERLEGTEGSVYAFWSPDSTNLGFIAEGGLKRLDLSGRVVETILPEGVGPRGASWGKDGTILYAPSANSALWRVPATGGTPERVTTLDPAIVDGSHRLPIWLPDGEHFLFSVWSNNAKAVAEVGGLYLASVGGGEPRRLTRDTGSFVLTGSRLLFHREGNLLAVPFDPRTFAIGSQSTVVAPGIRYSPNSGIAAVSASRDGDIVFLGPNPRPQPRIEWLDRKGAATPVMALSQDVMSIRISPDLTRFAAAMDDANGLTEISVGELGRGTLTRLTRSQNDSLAPVWSPDGTRIAFNNRDSGVDDLYVMSAAGTRPKERLWIAEDVDTVLYDWSADGRYLLFTGRPRQGVVRSQIWIYDERERKARAWIAEDYNVGTPVLSPDGRWLAYVSDESGRLEVYLRSFPDLERKIQVSTQGGGPPHWRRDGGELLFFGGPQDRRGTWSVSIAPSADGLSIGDPVLLFPATAEVSAIDAAPDHSRFLAVVQPGALEEPPFHLIQGRRDERSR
- a CDS encoding protein kinase, translated to MVPGASLLHYRLAEKIGEGGMGQVWRASDSTLGRDVAIKILPPEFAADPERLARFDREAKVLAALNHPNIAAIHGFHEAGGVRFLAMEMVPGEGLDQRISRGPIPADEAKAIALKISEALEYAHERGIVHRDLKPANIRITPDGTVKVLDFGLAKAIVGDPTISGPVSTPTILPTVTSAGTAVGMILGTAAYMSPEQARGKPVDRRADIWAFGVVAVEMLTGKRLFDGETVSDTIAGVLTRPIEVETLPYASLWERCLERDPKRRLRDIGEARIALEQNPVERREASKPSRLPWIVAAVAAMLAVAAFFWRPASAPPPAPPIRATLALPPTLELVTYDRSVALSPDGTTLALVAGDQEAKTTRIFLRDLSRLEVKSLQGTEGATYPFWSPDGKNLGFFAEGKLKRIGIADGIVSVLADAPQGRGGAWGRDGKIVFAPGAFGVLHEVADGGGTSTPLTKLASEGETQRLPQFLPDGRRVLYYSGGREQPSESGAWVFDPASGTSKQILEGETEAFYVEPGFLAFVRDANLMLQPFDLSTLQLAGAPTPLASRAQYDVNRNFLNLGISAGGRLVYQEVQPAEKRRLIWIDRAGNETPIPLGPSSVRSASVSRDGRRAALHTFDDHGEARLTLADLERGTSSPVGSTFYIYSSSWSPDGRTLALSLYGKQGNQLALKSTMREEEIRIVTSSKGSEFEPGSFTEDGRQLLYEERRGGGKIGELKVMTLGGDHPSRPYLSSPRGYYGPELSPDGRFAAFEGTGDDGLVRTSVSIASFPDAGAVWRITPTPAAYKRWGWLSPREIWWVDPERRLQTVTFRVVGDDVDVETPGALLGGRVLPEGYQLLAYVPARDRFLVATPLPAPPPPTLVVVSDWKSGLAR
- a CDS encoding cupin domain-containing protein, with translation MEQPRIVNLNELPPATDREHGEKFASSHVPIGAPLGARKLGYNLTEIPPGKRAFPYHFHHVNEELFLILSGTGELRWPGGTAPLKAMDLICCPPGPDSAHQIFNNGSVPLRYLALSTTEDPEVVEYPDSGKYGVTVGRKLGGTPAESKFRVIAFKKDQVDYFAGE